The following is a genomic window from Bacteroidia bacterium.
GCGGCACCTTCCTGCACATCCTTGGGCTGCGAGTCGGTATTGGAATTGCACGCACATGCGAACGAGAGCGTCAGCATGCCTATGAAGAGCAGGCGCGGCGTCATGGCTTCACGGCGATGCAACTGATTTCCACGATGCCGTCTTTCGGAAGCCGGGCGACCTGAATGGCAGCGCGCGATGGAGGATTTTCGCTGAAGTATTGCGCATACACCTCGTTCATCGCGACAAAGTCGTTCATGTCTTTGAGATACACGGTGCAGGCGGTGACGTCCGCCAAAGACGCGCCCGCGGCCTCGAGTATCGCAGTCATATTTTTCAACACCTGATGCGTCTGCTCGCGCACGCCGCCTGCAACGAATTCGCCTGTCGCGGGATCGAAGCCGAGCTGACCAGAAACAAAAATCAAGGATCCGGCGATATTCGCCTGGCTGTAGGGACCGATGGCCTTGGGGGCTTTGTCGGTATGCACTATTTCTCTGTGATGACTCATACTGTGTCTCCAATGACGTGACGATTTCCGGCACCGCCGGTCTGTTCAAGATACGCAAGTCTGCGATTTTCTCCAGAATCGATCCATCCTCCATCGCTCAGGACGGGTCATATACACTGGCTTCGCAGCGCATGCTACCCGCCCCCCAGCATCGCGACACAGTCCGTGGCGTCAGGGGTGAAGGGATCTCCGCTCAAGGTCGAGCACAGCCGTACATTCGTGAATCCGGCATCGCGAGCGGCGGAGACGATAGTCGAAGCGGTAAACGGGGTCAAGCGTGTGGAGCGCAGCGAATGCGTCAATCCCAGATCCGATTCTGTCATGGTAAGGATGTTGAACTGCAAGCCCTCATCGAGGAAATCGTAGAAGCGCAGCACGGTTCCGTCTGCAGTTTTTCTGATGTTCACAATGCGCTCCCGCTCCCGGAGAATGCGCTCATAGTTCAGCAGTTGTATCACGACGGTGCCTCCGGGCGTCATCAATGCCCTCCAATGCGCAAGTACGCCGGGAAGCGTCGCGCGTTCGATGTGCGGGAGGGAATTTCCGAGGCACAAGAGCAGATCCGCCGGCAGCAGAGGAGCGGGAGGTGTGGACATAAAATCTCCCTGCACAAAATCCACAATCACGTTCAGTCCTGCGGCGTGCGTCCGGGCGCGTTCGAGCATACCTGCGGACACATCGATGCCGACAACACGCGCACCGAGCTGCGCAAGCGCGATGCTGTGGATGCCCGTCCCGCAGCCCATGTCGACGGCCCTGCGGACGCCCGCATATTGCGATAGCATACTCTTTTGTTTTTCCAGCCGTGCGGCGAATTGCGTCATCGCATCGTACTCGGAGGCGAGACTGTCGTAGAAAGCGTCGGGATCAAGAATATTCATGCACACACCTCATAGCGCTACGGTCATCGCGAACCCCTTCCGCGATGCAGTAAAATGGCAATACTTGTGTGAGGAACAAACCGATGGGTCACCGATGCGGCATTGTCACGAATGTCGTGCTCCCTTCGGTCGCCCGCATCCAAGGCCCGCATGGAGACACGCACCGATCCGGATCGTGCCGTGATCGTCGTCCCGGGGTATGATCGTTACGCCAGTCATCGGAGCAGAGAGAGCGCATGCACCGCCGTTCGCGACTGCCCGGTATACCCTCCCTTGTCTGTCCCCCGCCGCATCGGTATATTTCAATAATGAAGCCAGAGAAATCGTACATTCCCGCGCTCCTGAACCGGCTCATCCCTTTGCTGCTGCTGTCGTTCGCGTTTTCCGCCTGTGGGCCCACGGTATATTACGTTCAGCCGCCGGACTGGAAAGACGCCTTTAAACGCGATTCCGCCATTGCATCCTTCCGCGATGCCTTGCGGACCAAAACCATTTTCCTCGATCCCGGTCATGGCGGCGACGACCGCGCCAGCGTCGGTCCGGCGGGCGATGTGGTGGAAGCCGATGTGAATCTGCGCGTCGCCCTGGCGCTGCGCGACTATCTCAAGCAAGCGGGTGCCAATGTGATTATGTCCCGCGAAACGGATGTGACCGTTCCTCTCGAAGCCCGGGCACAGCAGGCCAATGCGAACAAGGCGGACCTGTTCATTTCCATCCACCACAACGCGGCGGACAATCCCCACACGAACTATACCGTCACCTTCTACCATTCGCGGGCTGGAGAGCCGGGCTACAGGCCGTCAAGCTTCGATCTCGCGCGTTACATCCAGCGCGACCTTTCTTATGTGATGGGCACACCCGGTCCGCTGGCGTCCTTCGACGGCACCATGTCGGATTTCCAACTGTATCCGGGCAAGGGATTTTCCGTGCTTCGCAACACGGCGATGACAGCAACCATGGTGGAATGCTCCTTTTTCTCCAGCGCGTACGAAGAGCAGCGGTTGAAGAACGAGGAATTCAACCGCATACAGGCCTGGGGCATTTTCCGCGGCATCGGGAAATACGTCAGCGCGGGAATTCCCGTGCTCCGCTATGCCTCGCCTGTAGTGTTCGCCGAGAGTCAGCCGAAAATCGAAATCGAAGTGTCGGACCGCGCCGACATTCTCGACGAAAGCATACTCGTCTATATCAACGGCAAGGAACAGGGCTTCGCTTATAACCGCAACACCGGACGCATCACCGTCACGCCCTACGACGCACTTGCGCAGGGGTATCACCGACTCACCGCACAGGTGAGGAACAGCGCCGGCAATTCCTCCGCGCCTTTCGAGCTGCATTTCGCGGTCGGCAAACCGCCCGTCTCTCTGCGCTCCACAGCCGAACCCGCTTTACTCCCACCGGATCGCAGCGCGTTCAGCATGATCACCATACTCGCGTTGGACAGCACCGGGAGCTCGGTACCGGACGGTCTTCCCATCCGCTTCCGTGCATCCACCGGTCTCGACACCATTCTCACGCTCAGGGAGGGCCTCGCGCGCGTGTACCTTTACCCGGGACGCAGCGAGCGGGTCACCTTCGAGGCCAGCAACGGACCCATCCGCACCGAAGGCGTGGTCACCACAGCACCTGATGCCAAATATGCCCGCGGTCTGGTCATGAGTACCGAGGGGAAAGCCATCGAGGGCGCGAGTATCGTGATGCCCGGCGGTGCGGCGGTCACGACAAATGATCGCGGCGAGTATATCATCGCCGGCAGGGACACCGAGGGGATGGAGGTCATCGTCGAAGCGCGTGGCTATTTTGGTCTCCGGCAGCAACTCACGGGACGACCGGTACAGGATCCAGTGCTTCTCGCACCCGTGGCCAATGGCGCGTTGCTCGGCAAGCCCGTGGTCCTGAACCTCGCCTCGCCGTTGGACTCGGACGACAGGGAAAGAATTGATTTCCTCGCCATGAAGCATCTTCGGCAACTCCTGGTCGCGAGCGGCGCCATGGTAACGGCCCCTGCCATCGATACCACGCTGAAGATGGAGGACGCACTTATGCGCGAGCCGCGCGCGTTGGTCGTGCAGTTCGCAGTTGATGCGGCTGGACGCACCGTCACTCTGCGCGCCAATGCGGAATCCCGCAGCCGTGATCTGGGCATACTGCTGCAGCGTATCGTGCCGCAGTTCACCAGAATTTCTCTCCACCGTTTCGTGCTTCGCATGCCGCCACGTTCCGAACTCAAGGGGAATACACAAATCGGTATCGATCTCCCCGCACCATCGGCCAGAACGTACACGGCGCAGGTCGCACCGCTGTTTTCCTGGAATATCGCCTGGGCACTCTATAGCGCCATCCTCAGCGATGCGGGATATAACAGTGCCGGAACGAAACGGGTGGAGGTGAGCGTCGTTGACCGGCAGAAAAATCCGGCCCCGTTTGTACTGGTGGAACTCAATCACGCATTGCAAGCCATGACGGATAATACGGGCAAATGCATTTTCCCCGGCGTGACCATCACGGAAGATGATGTGAGCGTCGTGGACAGCGAGAATTTCATTATCAAAGGCGTGAGCACCGAAGTGCTCCGCTGACGTGCATCGAACGGATCCTCCAACAACCGCGTCGGACATGCTGAATCATATCTGGCTTGCACTTATTGTTGTCGGTATTCTCACCGCTGCGGGAAGGGACATCTACGAGGTTACACAGAACAGTTACGGCAACGGAATCCCCTGGATCGTGAGCAGTCCGCAGCTCACCGCCGGAGCTGCGGAAGGATCGGAACTTCACGGTGATGTGTTATTCTCGGCGGAGCAACTCCGCAAACACTTCCCGGGTGCGGAGCCGGCAAGCGATGTTGCGTTACCAGCGCGTTTTATCCTGAAAACCGCCGACACGGGGAGCATGCTGCTTACCGTCGGCGACGATGCGCCCGGGCGCTTCCGCGTCATGGCGGAGGCCGCCGGGTCGAACGGGACGCTCAACGCGCGCATGTATCGCGACAGCGACGGCGCCTGGAGAGCGGAATTCGATCCCGTCAATCTCGTCTATCTGAAAAAGGTCACCAATGCCGCCTTCGACATGGCGGGAACCGCCGTGAACATCGCGCTGGGATTGATCGGCATCATGGCGCTGTGGCTGGGCGTGATGCGCGTCGCAGAGGAAGCGGGACTCATCACCGTGCTAGCGCGCGTCGTGCGTCCCGTGATGAAACGCCTCTTCCCCTCCGTTCCCTCGGATCACCCCGCCGTTGGCTCGATGATCATGAACATCAGCGCGAACATGCTCGGCCTCGGCAACGCTGCGACACCCTTCGGCCTCAAAGCCATGGAAGAACTGAACAAGCTGAACACCAAATCCGGTGTGGCCACCGACGCCATGGTGACCTTTCTGGCGCTCAATACTTCCTGCGTCACCCTCATCCCCGCAACGGCCATCGCCATTCGCGCGGCGACGGGTTCGTCCGATCCCGCCGCCATCATCGGCTCCACCTTTCTCGCCTCGTTGACGGCCACCATCAGCGCTGTGCTGCTGGCGCGCTTGTTCGGCCGGCTTCGTATGTTCCGTTGGGAACGCTCGGAGGCGACGTAATGGATATTCTGAGAACAATTGTCTCCATCCTCTCCGCCGTCGCCATTCCGGCGCTGATGCTGTTCTTCCTCGTCTATGGCGCCATGCGCAAAGTGAAGGTCTATGAAGTCGCGGTCGAAGGCGCGAAAGAAGGGTTTCAAATCGCCGTGCGCATCATACCCTACCTCGTACTCATGCTCGTTTCCATTGCGGTCTTCCGCGCCAGCGGCGCCATGGATGTGCTGATCACTGCCGTGCGTCCTCTCACCGATCTGTTGGGCATACCCGCCGACGCCCTGCCAATGGCCGTGATGCGGCCATTGTCCGGAAGTGGTTCGCTGGGTGTTATGACGGAAATCATGAAAACGCACGGGAGCGATTCACTGCTCGGAATGCTCGTGTCGACGATGTACGGCAGTACGGAAACCACATTCTATGTGATCGCGGTGTACTTCGGCAGCGTCGGCATACGCAACACCCGTCACGCTCTGCCCACCGGACTTTTGGCCGACTTCATCTCCTTCCTCGCGGCGGTATTCTTCGTGCAGTTGCTCTTCGGTTGAGCAGGCCGCGCCATTCTGTCGACGATTCGTAACCAACGGAAAACCTGACCGGTTATCCTACGCCGGCGGAACGGCAATGCGCAACCGCAGAGGCAGGGTCCGCCGCTATCCCTCGCACACGTGTAACCCATCGTGACACATTGTGCAAGCCTGCTTCCAACGGACTCAACGCGCGCGGTGTCGTGATCGCGATTTTTGCATTGCGCATGATCGCCGCTACTCGTAAAATGAATGGATATATGCGGCGCAGTTTTATACACATCCTCTTTTTCGCCCTGCTCGCAACGGCAGCTACGGGACAGTCCTATCCGGATTCACCCGTCTATCGCGATTACAGACCGAAGACCGAACGCCAGGACCGCGGCAGCGTGTACAGGCAGCAGCTCAATCTGTTTCTTCTGGAGCGCGAAGCGGCGAATGGCGACGCGCTTGCCCAACATGAACTCGGTGTACGGTATCTGACGGGACGAGGTGTTCAAGCGGACAGCGTACGCAGCGCCCTCTGGATGAAGCGCTCGGCGGAGCAGCAATACACACCGGCCATGTATAACTACGCCCTGCATCTGGTGAACGGCTGGGGCGTGGACTGGAACCCCTTCGAGGCCTACACCTGGTTCTTGCGCGCGGCGGAAAAAGGCATGCCCGAGGCGCAATTCGTGGTCGGAGTATTTCATACCGACAATCTCGTCCTCCGGCAGAACTGGACAGAAGCTCATCGTTGGATGTCGCTCGCGGCGAAAGAGGGGCATGAGGCGGCACAGCGCGGAAAAGATGAAATAGAACGCAGGGGCCATGTCCCCGCAGGCACACAGGTATACAACAGCAGCGCAACCCGTGCCAACGAAAGCAGATGGGACGCAGACTCCGTGGACACAAACACCTCCCGCGGTGCTAAGCACCCCGACGATGCTTCCGACGCTCCTCCTTCACACACCACGACGAAGGAGACTAATAGATCCGACGTGGACGCCTCCGCGGATGATCGGAACACACAAGCGGGAAGCGAAGCCTGGGCACCTCTTTTCCTCGATTTCGAGCGGGACAGTATGCAGACCGATCTCAGCACCATGCGGCTTTTGCATGATTGCATCCTGTCGCTCTCCCTTGACACCGACGATTCTCTGCGCTTCGTCGCGTTGCTCGATGGCGGGGACGGCACGAATGTGGCTTTGGAGCGCCTCCGCCGGGCGGCGCTTGTCTGCAATCCCGAGGCGATGCTGCTTCTTGGCCGCTTGTACGAGGAGGGAAGAAACGTCTCCGCGAACATTTCCCGCGCGGCAAAATGCTACCTGCAGGCATCATGGTACGAATCGCCGCTCGCCCTGGCTTCGCTCGGACGTCTCCTGAATGTTCCTCGTCATCGTGACATACTCGTAAAGCAAGCCTGGGAGGGCGATGCGGACGCGCAATACGCGCTTGCTGCTCTGCGAGCTCTCGAAATAGACAACAGAATCACGCCGGATCAGGCAATGGATTTTCTACGGCGTGCTATCGAATCGTCTTCGAGCGACGCCCTGGTCCAACTGGGACTGTGGTATGCAAGTGGGCGTCTCGTGACACAGGACAGGGAAAAGGCTATGGAGGCTTTCCAGCGGGCAGCGGCGGCGCAGAATGAAGAAGCGCGGCTCCGACTCGCCGCCGCAGCGGTCGTGAGTGAGGGATCCCCGCTTCCGGTTGCCGTTGCATTACCCATTCTCGAAGCATATGCGGAGAGTGGATCGCTGCTCGCCCTGACGGCACTGGCGCGCAGCTATGAAGCCGGTATCGGCCGCTCGCCCAACAAAGGCATTGCAGCCCGCATGTATCGTGACGCCGCGGTGCGCGGCAGCCACAGCGCGTATGCGGCACTCAGGCGTATGTACGATATTTTGCGTCCCCGCTAAATCGTCTCTGCATCGCTGTTCACCACATCGAAAGAGGGCGGACCGCTCTGTCGTTATCGACCTGCGGTGAATGCACGTCCATTCCGGTCTTGCCTGCGGCAGAGAACATCACCGACGCGCAAGGTCAGCTTGTGGCACCGGATATACCACCCGCAGTCACCGTGGAAGGAGAGCGGATCGTACGGTCGCAGGCAAGGTGTTCACGACGAGCTGATACGAGTGATCGATCAATTCCCTGACCAGGCGCGACGAAAGGGAGCCGTCCAGCACGAGAGTATTCCAGTGCTTCTTGTTCATGTGATAGCCGGGAAGAATCGCTTCAAACTGTTCCCGCAATTCCACTGCCCGTTCCGGATCACATTTCAGATTGATCTGCAACGGAATGCTGTCCAGAGAAGCGAGACAGAAAATTTTGCCACCGACTTTGAATACCAGCGTCTGATCGTCGAAGGGAAAGTCTTCCCCGCAGCCCGCCTTTGCCTGACAGTACGTTCTGAGCATATCGATATTCATGTGTACACCTCGTCATGGATACATGGTCGTGGGATGTTCCAATATACGAAGCGGTATCGCGCGGTGAATCACGGACGGCCCGATCCCGACAACCCGGCCCATCCCCCAGCATCCCCTGAACGATTCGGTCACCTGCCTGTGACTGACGAGACACAGGTACGACGGATTCATGAGGCAAAACGCACTCGGCGCGACGCAGCATCACGCTGCATGAAATCTCCATTTTTATTGGTATTTTCCGGCGAGCTCTTTAGTCCACGCTCAGTATGAACAACAGCACTATCCGCATACTCATCCTCGACACGAACGAGGTGAATTCCGGAAACGTACGCCAGGCAATCCTGCGCAGCAGTATCCCGGCGCATGTTACCTCCTCCGGCGACGTGCAGACCGCGCCGGACGGCCTTCCTCTTGCCTCGTGGGACGTCCTCGTGCTCTCATCGGGTTTCAGCGCTGCCTGCGGCGAGACACTGCGCGCAGAGCTGCTCGGATGCGCTCGCCTCGGAAAAGTTCTGTATATCGATGAAGCTTTTGCCCAACACCCGACTCCCGAGCCCCAAATCTGGTCAGAGGCAACCGTCATCTCTTCCGAGGATGTGAATCCGACGGTGATGCGCCTCGCCACTTCCGGCATGCTCAAGTACCAGCGTGTTCTCGCGGCAGTCGAACACCGCGAAGCTGCGCC
Proteins encoded in this region:
- a CDS encoding RidA family protein encodes the protein MSHHREIVHTDKAPKAIGPYSQANIAGSLIFVSGQLGFDPATGEFVAGGVREQTHQVLKNMTAILEAAGASLADVTACTVYLKDMNDFVAMNEVYAQYFSENPPSRAAIQVARLPKDGIVEISCIAVKP
- a CDS encoding methyltransferase domain-containing protein; the protein is MNILDPDAFYDSLASEYDAMTQFAARLEKQKSMLSQYAGVRRAVDMGCGTGIHSIALAQLGARVVGIDVSAGMLERARTHAAGLNVIVDFVQGDFMSTPPAPLLPADLLLCLGNSLPHIERATLPGVLAHWRALMTPGGTVVIQLLNYERILRERERIVNIRKTADGTVLRFYDFLDEGLQFNILTMTESDLGLTHSLRSTRLTPFTASTIVSAARDAGFTNVRLCSTLSGDPFTPDATDCVAMLGGG
- a CDS encoding N-acetylmuramoyl-L-alanine amidase, which encodes MKPEKSYIPALLNRLIPLLLLSFAFSACGPTVYYVQPPDWKDAFKRDSAIASFRDALRTKTIFLDPGHGGDDRASVGPAGDVVEADVNLRVALALRDYLKQAGANVIMSRETDVTVPLEARAQQANANKADLFISIHHNAADNPHTNYTVTFYHSRAGEPGYRPSSFDLARYIQRDLSYVMGTPGPLASFDGTMSDFQLYPGKGFSVLRNTAMTATMVECSFFSSAYEEQRLKNEEFNRIQAWGIFRGIGKYVSAGIPVLRYASPVVFAESQPKIEIEVSDRADILDESILVYINGKEQGFAYNRNTGRITVTPYDALAQGYHRLTAQVRNSAGNSSAPFELHFAVGKPPVSLRSTAEPALLPPDRSAFSMITILALDSTGSSVPDGLPIRFRASTGLDTILTLREGLARVYLYPGRSERVTFEASNGPIRTEGVVTTAPDAKYARGLVMSTEGKAIEGASIVMPGGAAVTTNDRGEYIIAGRDTEGMEVIVEARGYFGLRQQLTGRPVQDPVLLAPVANGALLGKPVVLNLASPLDSDDRERIDFLAMKHLRQLLVASGAMVTAPAIDTTLKMEDALMREPRALVVQFAVDAAGRTVTLRANAESRSRDLGILLQRIVPQFTRISLHRFVLRMPPRSELKGNTQIGIDLPAPSARTYTAQVAPLFSWNIAWALYSAILSDAGYNSAGTKRVEVSVVDRQKNPAPFVLVELNHALQAMTDNTGKCIFPGVTITEDDVSVVDSENFIIKGVSTEVLR
- a CDS encoding spore maturation protein; translation: MDILRTIVSILSAVAIPALMLFFLVYGAMRKVKVYEVAVEGAKEGFQIAVRIIPYLVLMLVSIAVFRASGAMDVLITAVRPLTDLLGIPADALPMAVMRPLSGSGSLGVMTEIMKTHGSDSLLGMLVSTMYGSTETTFYVIAVYFGSVGIRNTRHALPTGLLADFISFLAAVFFVQLLFG
- a CDS encoding sel1 repeat family protein, producing the protein MRRSFIHILFFALLATAATGQSYPDSPVYRDYRPKTERQDRGSVYRQQLNLFLLEREAANGDALAQHELGVRYLTGRGVQADSVRSALWMKRSAEQQYTPAMYNYALHLVNGWGVDWNPFEAYTWFLRAAEKGMPEAQFVVGVFHTDNLVLRQNWTEAHRWMSLAAKEGHEAAQRGKDEIERRGHVPAGTQVYNSSATRANESRWDADSVDTNTSRGAKHPDDASDAPPSHTTTKETNRSDVDASADDRNTQAGSEAWAPLFLDFERDSMQTDLSTMRLLHDCILSLSLDTDDSLRFVALLDGGDGTNVALERLRRAALVCNPEAMLLLGRLYEEGRNVSANISRAAKCYLQASWYESPLALASLGRLLNVPRHRDILVKQAWEGDADAQYALAALRALEIDNRITPDQAMDFLRRAIESSSSDALVQLGLWYASGRLVTQDREKAMEAFQRAAAAQNEEARLRLAAAAVVSEGSPLPVAVALPILEAYAESGSLLALTALARSYEAGIGRSPNKGIAARMYRDAAVRGSHSAYAALRRMYDILRPR
- a CDS encoding MmcQ/YjbR family DNA-binding protein; translation: MNIDMLRTYCQAKAGCGEDFPFDDQTLVFKVGGKIFCLASLDSIPLQINLKCDPERAVELREQFEAILPGYHMNKKHWNTLVLDGSLSSRLVRELIDHSYQLVVNTLPATVRSALLPR